The Chryseolinea soli nucleotide sequence CGCTAAACCTGACCCGATGTTAAGAGAAGAAGTTTCCATTCAACTTCGTAGAATTCTCAATTCTGCCCCCATCATGAACTCCAGTGTGCTCACGCAGTTCCTGAATTTCGTCGTGTCTGAAACGCTCGCGGGCCGGAGCGACAGCCTGAAGGAATACACCATCGGTGTGCAGGCCCTGAAGAAGGACGCCGACTTCAACCCACAGATCGACTCCATCGTACGCATCCATGCCGGCCGGCTGCGGCGCGCGCTCAAGGAGTACTATTATGAGGCCGGCCAGAACGATCCCATCGTCATCGACATCCCCAAGGGCAGCTATACCCCGGTCTTCTCCTTCAAGTCCGACAAAGACATGATGGTCTTGACCGATCAAAGTCACGACGAGTTCACCAGCAATCCTCTCGACCCGGAGCTCTCATCGCCGGCCGCACCAGCGGTCACCGTCCAGGATAAACCTACTATCGAGGTACTCCCCTTCAAAAACGTCACCTCGCAAAAGGAGGTCCAGTTCTTTGCCCGGGGGCTAACCGAATACATGAGTGCGGAGCTCACCCATTTCAGAAACGTGAAGGTCATCACCCCGGACCGTGAACAATCTTCCAAGGCACGCGACTTCGTCCTTACGGGAAGTGTTCAGTGGGTGACCGGCCGCATTCGAACCTGGGTACACCTCACGCATTTCGATACACAGGAGCAGTTGTGGGCGCAGACCTTCGAGCGGCATATCTCCTTCGAAAGCTATTGGGAATTCCAGGAAGAGATCGTGAACCAGGTGTTGGCCGAGATCATGGGACTGTACGGGATCCTCTCGCATTTTTACATCAATAAGACCGACAACCTGAGACCGGAAGAACGAACGTCGTACCCGATCCATTACTGGTACTTCCACCTCGTAAAGAACTTTGATCTGCCCGCCCTTCAACAAGCCAAGCAAGCCTACAGCGACATCGTCCGGAATGACCCGAACAATGCCTTGGCCTATGCCTACCTCAGCCAGGTCTGCACCAGCGAAAGGGTCCTGGTCAACGTAGGCTTTGAAAGAGGATTGGACGACGGCCTCACCTATGGGCAGCTGTCGCTAAAGCGCGACTCCCTTTGCCAGGAGGCCTACAAGGCGTTGGCGGCCAACCAGATGTTGCGGGAGCATTACAAAGACGCCGCCCAGCTATTGGAGCAGGGCATACGCATCAACCCGAAGTCCAACGATTACAAGGCCTTCATGGGCGCGACGCTTATCTACAGTGGATTTTACGAACGCGGCAAAGAGTTGCTGGATGAGGCCTTCCAGCGCGATCCATATTTACCCTGGTGGCAGGTGCTGGCCTTTGCCTATTACGCGTTTAACCGTGAACACTACCAGGACGCTATTTTCTGGACCGAACGCATCGAGATGACCACCGAAAAGATCTCCATCCTGAAAGCCGCCTCCTACGCCTTCCTCGAAAACTATAGTATGGCTTTCGACGTGTTGTCCATGGATCGCCCGGACTTGCCTGTCGATCAACTGCTGGACCTGAACCGGCTAAATGTTTTTTTCACCCCTCAAACCCTCGCGCTGCAGGTACGCGAAGGATTAAAGAAACTGATCCAACACCAGTCGTCGGGCGTGTTCGGCATCGTACTCATCCTGATCCTGCCTTTCATTTTCTACTGATCCCCTTCGGCGGTTTCGGACATCTCCCCTCTTTTTTCACGGCAAACCCATACGCTGTTTAACGGTGTAACACCGTGTTTAACTATCATTTCTAATCGTGTCATGGTAACTATGTCTCCCGAAGACAGGGCGTTGTGTCAAGCATACCCTATGCGTTGCGCACGTTTGCCCGTGAATTGAAATGCAGGTTCTACAAAAGATGTTATCATGAAAAGACATTACAAAAAAGGATTCGGTTCCGTACTGCTTGGGGTCGTCATGTTAAGCTTTGCGGGATGCTATGAACGAGGTGCGGACTACGTCGAGGACTTCGATATTGTCGTGACAAAACATGACACAAAATTTGACTTCAAAAAGCTTCACACCTATGCCATCCCCGATAAGGTTGTCAAGATCACCGGCAATTTAGTGCAGGGCGATGATCTCGAATTTGTCAGCGATGTGTATGCGAAAGTCATCCTGGACAACATCAAGAAAAATCTTGACGCCTACGGTTGGGCGATGGTGGACAAGAATGCCAATCCGGATGTGATCATTCTACCTACCTCCATGTCGTCGACCGTGATCTATTACTATTACGACTGGTGGTATTGGGGTTGGTATTATCCCTACGATCCCTGGGGTTGGTATTATCCTTACTACCCATACTACGGAGGGTCCTACACTACGGGAAGCCTATTCATCCAGATGACCTACCCCGATGGCATCACAGCCGCCGGCAACATCCCCGTCATTTGGTCGGGGGTCCTGAATGGACTATTGGAAGGCAGCACGGCCAACATCAACGCCCGTATTGCTACAGGCATCGACCAGGCCTTCACGCAATCGCCCTTTTTAAAATTGACCAACAACTAAAGACATCGACCATGAGAAAAGCACTCCCCATCTTCCTGCTGTTGCTCGTGACCGTTGTTGTCTCGAGGGCACAGCAAAACACGTTTGCCCTGTCGTATACCATCTCCTTCCCGATGGGTTCCACCAGCGACTTCTTATCCAAGACCAGCTTTCGGGGTTCCACCGTGGACTGGCGCTATGCGCTGAAGCCCAATGTTCAAATCGGGGCCAGCGTGGGCTGGTATAACTTCTACGAGGACCGAAGCTTTAACAGCTACACATCTTCTGATGGAAGCACGGTAGCCAGCGGCAAGCAATACCGCTACATCAACACCGTGCCCATCCTCATCCTGGCCGACTACTCCTTCGCTAGCAGCGACGAGCAGAAGATGAAGCCCTTCGCCGGTCTGGGCATCGGCACCACCTACACGCGCCAGGACACAGACATGGGCCAGTTCACATTCCGTGACGACGACTGGCAGTTCACGCTGGCGCCCGAGGCCGGCGTTAAGATCGGATTTCAGCCGGGGTTCAACGGCTACCTCTGCGCGCGCTACAACAACAGTTTTTCCACGACCTACATGGATACGCAATCCTACCTATCGTTGAACATCGGAATGGCCATTGACTTCTAATGAAATAAGGACCCTCTCTTTTTTCATAGTAGTTAAGGTAGGAAGGAACGGAAGCGGGAACTGGAGTCACCGCTCTCCGTTCCGACCTTCTTTTTGCAAACGACACTTCTCGAGAATGAAATCGCTCAGTACGCTTGTCATGTTGATTTGTTTCTTCTTCATTATCGTTCGCGGTCAATCGCAATCAAAGAAATTTGACATGCACGTATTCCGCGATTCGCTGGATGGGGCGTTGGACTTCAGTGCATTTCTCATCACCATGCGCGGCTTTGTTCCCGTGCCCGTCATCGTCACGGAGCCGGCCCTTGGCGGGTTTGGGTTGGGCGTCGCGCCGGTGTTTTTGAAAAAGCGTCCGCCCCAGATCGACACGCTGGCCGCACGCATCAAAGTAACCCCGACAGCACCCGATATGACCGGTGGGGCTGCATTCTATACCCTGAACAAGACCTGGGGTTTGCTTGCCTTCCAGTCCGGCACATGGCTAAAAGCGCGCAGCAAATACCGCATTGCCGGTGGCTATGCCAACGTGAACCTTTCGTTCTACCGCACGCTCCATAACACCGAGCAACAATTCCGCTTCAACCTAAGGACCTTCCCCTTTATGGGCTACCTGCTCAAGGGCATCCGGGGAACGAACTGGAGCGTCGGGCTGCAGTACATGATGCTCCACACCAAACTGAAGACCGACTCCGAATCGCTCCCTGCGTTTGTGACCGGCAAAGAAGTGACCAGCATTGTGAGCATGCCCAGCGCGGTGATCGAATACGACAACCGCGACAATATCCTGACACCCAACCAAGGCTTGCGCTGGCGTACCAGCGTGGGATGGTCGGACAACGCTTTTGGCAGCGACTACGACTATGTGAAGCTGACCAGCTATGTAAACTACTACTACCCGGTATTGAAAAACCTGATCGGCGGGTTCCGGTGGGAGATGCAGGAGGTTTTCAACGAACCGCCTTTCTACCTGCTCCCCTTCATCGACTTGCGCGGCATCCCCATGGCACGCTACCAGGGCAACATCTTTTCACTGGTGGAGACCGAATGGCGATGGGATTTTGTGCGGCGATGGAGCGTCGCAGGATTTATCGGCACCGGCAAGGCCTACGATACGTGGAGTGCCTTTGGTGAAGCCGACTGGGAGACGAGTGGTGGCGCCGGGGTTCGCTATCTCATTGCCCGCAAATTCAAATTGCGCTGTGGTGTGGACCTCGCCCGCGGGCCTGAGCAATGGGCGTATTACATCGTGTTTGGCAGCTCGTGGTTCCGGTAAAAAACGACGAAAAGAAAATACCATGAAACATAACCTTATATACTTCATCCCTAAAAACAATCCTATGAAAAAGATCATCGTAACATGTTTGATTGCCCTCTGCGGCATGGGTTTGTATGCGCAAGAAAAAGTGTTGAAAGAAATGGACGCCGTGAAAATTTCGAAGTCCGATGCGCCCGGTCCGGTTGTCAAGCAGGCAGAAGTCGATTTCCCAGGGGCCAGTCCCTTCCAGTATTATGCCGTAGGCGACACCACGCTGTCTAAGGACTGGAAAGTCACAGAAGAACAGAACTTTTCGAAAGGCGATAAAATAAACCACTACAGCGTAGAGATGCGGGGAAAGGATTCTTACTACCACGCCCTGTACGATGCGAATGGAAAGCTGCTGATGTCGCGCAAAGAAGAAAAGAACGTGGCTTTGCCTAAGGCGATCCTGACCGCCTATGAGAGTGGCCCCTACAAAGGCGTGCCGCTCAAAAAAGACAAGCATTACAAGATCACCGATCATGGTAAGAAGAAAAATTATTATGAAGTCTACCTGACCAATGGCAAAAAGTTAACCTACAACGCTGATGGAACGCTAGTCAAAAAATAGAGCGGACGGTGAATTTTTAAAAATCATAAGTCGTGAGTAGATAAATGTTCATCGCAAAGGCGCCAAAAGAAACATGCACGCCTCGTCTCCTTTGCGTTTTTGCGGTGAGCCTGGTGTGTCCACCCTAATCCATGCCGCATGAAAATCCCCTTCATTTCTACCCTCCTGTCCATTTTGTTGTTGGTATCGCAGCTTGCACACGGCCAAGGTCCATCTGAAGAGGAAGTGAAAAAGGCCAACAATCCACTGGCCAATTCCAAGGCGCTCAACCTTCAGAATTATTATATCCCCACGCTTTACGACAATCCCAACCTGAAAGCCAATACGGCACTCATCCGGTACGCCATGCCGTTTGCCGATGGCAAGGTGTTGATGCGTGCAACCCTGCCATTGGGAACAACGCCGTCAGGATATTCGCCAAACGGATCGCCGAAATACAGCTCGGGACTGGGTGATCTCAATTTCTTTGTGACGTATACTTTCTCCAAGCCGGACGCAAAAACATTATTGGGCGTAGGCCCCCAAGTGGTTCTTCCCACGGCCTCTGCTGATGCGCTCGGTGCCGGCAAGTGGCAGTTGGGGGGCGCGTTCGTTGCCTTCAACGCAGCATCACCGGCCTTTCAGTGGGGAGGGCTCATCACGTATCAAACGTCCATTGCTGGCGACGAAGATCGGGTGTCTACGGCGTTGCTGGTCGTGCAGCCCATCCTGCTTTTTCAGTTGGGCAAGGGGGCATACTTGCGTTCTACAGCGTTGTGGAATTTCAATTTATATAACAATGCTTATAACGTGCCCTTTGGCGTTGGCGCGGGGCATGTGGCCAAGGCGGGCAATCTTTTATTCAACATATTCTTAGAGCCGCAGTTCACCGTGTTGCACGAGGGTGCAGGTCAGCCGGCGTTGCAGTTCTTTGGTGGCATTAACTGTCAGTTTTGAAAGAGCAAGTACTATCAATGAGCTCCTTAATCTGCTGAATCATGAAAACTAAAAACTTCGTATTGATCATCGTGATTTTCTTTGGCGGATGCCTCGGGCGCGTCACGAGAGCGCAGGAAAAGAACAGTACACCGTCCGTGTTGCCGCGGCCTGACTTTCATTTCCCCGGTAGCGTTGGGCGGACCTATCTGGAATCTGATCCGCCTCAATTTCCCAAACCGGTGGAGGCGCCTAAAGGGGCCCCCAACGTGTTGCTGATCCTCCTCGACGATGCGGGGTTCGGACAGTTCAGCACCTTTGGAGGTGGCGTACCCTCCCCTACCATGGATAAGTTGGCGGCAGAAGGATTGCGCTACAACCGGTTTCATACTACCGCATTATGCTCACCAACACGGGCAGCATTGATCACCGGACGAAATCATCACTCCGCATCCTTCGCGGTCATCACGGAAACGGCAACCGGCTATGACGGCTACACCTGCGTTCTTCCTAAAAACTGCGGAACCATCAGCGAAGTACTCCGACAAAATGGATACATGACCGCCTGGATCGGCAAGAACCACAATACGCCGCCTTGGGAAACAAGCCAGGCCGGCCCGTTCGACCGATGGGCGAATGGACTTGGCTTTGACTACTTCTACGGTTTCAATGCCGGCGACATGAATCATTGGAATCCCATCTTGTATGAAAATCATAACCTGGTTCCCGCGTCAGGCGATCCCCAATATCATCTGA carries:
- a CDS encoding DUF4136 domain-containing protein, with the protein product MKRHYKKGFGSVLLGVVMLSFAGCYERGADYVEDFDIVVTKHDTKFDFKKLHTYAIPDKVVKITGNLVQGDDLEFVSDVYAKVILDNIKKNLDAYGWAMVDKNANPDVIILPTSMSSTVIYYYYDWWYWGWYYPYDPWGWYYPYYPYYGGSYTTGSLFIQMTYPDGITAAGNIPVIWSGVLNGLLEGSTANINARIATGIDQAFTQSPFLKLTNN
- a CDS encoding outer membrane beta-barrel protein encodes the protein MRKALPIFLLLLVTVVVSRAQQNTFALSYTISFPMGSTSDFLSKTSFRGSTVDWRYALKPNVQIGASVGWYNFYEDRSFNSYTSSDGSTVASGKQYRYINTVPILILADYSFASSDEQKMKPFAGLGIGTTYTRQDTDMGQFTFRDDDWQFTLAPEAGVKIGFQPGFNGYLCARYNNSFSTTYMDTQSYLSLNIGMAIDF
- a CDS encoding BamA/TamA family outer membrane protein, giving the protein MKSLSTLVMLICFFFIIVRGQSQSKKFDMHVFRDSLDGALDFSAFLITMRGFVPVPVIVTEPALGGFGLGVAPVFLKKRPPQIDTLAARIKVTPTAPDMTGGAAFYTLNKTWGLLAFQSGTWLKARSKYRIAGGYANVNLSFYRTLHNTEQQFRFNLRTFPFMGYLLKGIRGTNWSVGLQYMMLHTKLKTDSESLPAFVTGKEVTSIVSMPSAVIEYDNRDNILTPNQGLRWRTSVGWSDNAFGSDYDYVKLTSYVNYYYPVLKNLIGGFRWEMQEVFNEPPFYLLPFIDLRGIPMARYQGNIFSLVETEWRWDFVRRWSVAGFIGTGKAYDTWSAFGEADWETSGGAGVRYLIARKFKLRCGVDLARGPEQWAYYIVFGSSWFR